The Camelina sativa cultivar DH55 chromosome 14, Cs, whole genome shotgun sequence genome includes a window with the following:
- the LOC104740862 gene encoding uncharacterized protein LOC104740862, with protein sequence MYLKVNNFPKDKKVYVIGGEGVLEELQIAGFTGLGGPILALSVKTSQTLDTSSSSAVFLSGGFSYYYLASGNNLVYLDQAKEETGPKTALNPDKWLEFKL encoded by the exons ATGTACCTCAAAGTCAACAATTTCCCTAAGGACAAGAAG GTTTATGTGATTGGTGGAGAGGGTGTTCTTGAGGAGCTGCAGATTGCTGGTTTTACAGGTCTTGGTGGTCCC ATATTGGCCCTGAGTGTTAAAACCAGCCAAACATTGGATACTTCGAGTTCCTCAGCAGTATTTCTCTCCGGCGGATTCTCTTACTATTACTTAGCATCCGGCAACAATCTG GTTTATCTGGATCAAGCTAAGGAAGAGACTGGACCAAAAACAG CTCTAAACCCTGATAAATGGCTCGAGTTCAAGCTTTAA